The genome window CGTGACTTTCCCATGcatcatgcatgcatatatatatataaactgacAAAAGGTGGTGTCGACGTCGTCTAAGCACGCGTCTCCGCCCGCCCGGGATCCTCCATCGCCACCGTTGGTAGCAAAACACCAAAAACACGGCCTTttgaatagtaaaaataaaCGTGTGCCCGCACGCCGAAGCTACCACCAATTTTCCTCTATATACCAATGGATGGATGCCGGAGATTAACGCTCACATTTCTGAATCAACTTCAATCGGAGATATCCTTCTCAGTGTAAGCCACCTTAAAAATTAatgactaaaatttaaaatatgtgataattagaggactaaatttgaAAGAGTAATTActaagaataaaattgaaaaacacaaaaatataaataaaaaacaaggaAACAAGGGTGAAATTATAGTAGATGGttatttttaaaactatatggatgtaaaagtaatatttgtaAATTAGAGGAGTCTAGTGTCAAAGTAAAAAGCAACGGTGAGCCCCACACTGCTCTTAACAATCACCCGACACGTGTACAATCTTATCCGTTTCCTCCATGTTATAGGCTTTATAAAAGGCAGGCAAAAATCTCGTCATTAAAATAAAGCGTTTTAGCAAAAGCCGTCAACTCTCGTTAAAACCTACTTCCACGGCAGTTTCTCTCTCTACATTTACGGAGCGGTAGAAATGGCGACGAATTTGTTACCGTTGCGGCCGACCGTCGTCATGGCGTGCGCCGGCTCCTCCCACCGGAAACCTGACGCCAGTGGCCGGAAAGCCGGCGGAAACTCAAACTGGTGGGCCCCGGTTTTCGGATTTCCCGCCGAACCGGACTACATTGGCGCGAATTCCAACAGGAAAGTCGCGAACAAAACGGATCCCGATCTAGATGCAAAACCGGCGATCTCTCGATTCGCTCCCGGCGCCTTCACGGAGGATAAGGCGCGACAACTCCGGAAGCTCACAACGGAGTCGTCGTCGTTCCATGACGTCATGTACCACTCCGCCATCGCTTCCCGACTCGCCTCCGATTTCTCAGACCGATCCGGTCAGTGATCTACAGTCCCGGTTCGGGACGATTCATGACcggttgttttatttttatatattttgctGCTCAATGAACTTGAAATTTTAGTTGGTGATAACGTGGACCATGCTGATGCAATGATCTAATTGTACGactgcaattatatatatatatatatatatatatcgatctTCTATCCTATGCAGATAAGTATGAAGTTCAATAATGCTTGCTTGTGCAATCGGTAAATATACGCAATGATGTGGTCCATGTGGAACACTTCATCAAGAAAATTTGTACTTCAGATATGTCTTATATGTACTGCTATTACATATTAGTCAATATGTATATACTCGGTTTTACTAGTGCATACCATCAGGTAATAGTATCGATTTTTTTTgtcacttaaaaaaatttatatattctatGATTCTCGAAGCATATACTCTCATTAATGATATGTGTTTTGGAAGGATGTGTTTGAAGTGGTTTAATCTGATTACCTCAATTCTCTTGTTCTTTCTCTAGTTTTTATTTGTCTAGActagaaaaaatggagaaataatttatttttgcttATATAACTGAAATTGTATACATGAGTTGAATGATAATGATGGTGGGATGTGGTCATAGTCAAATGGGGCCTGATTTAGAAGCAAGAAGGCCTTTAAAAGATGTTGACAAAATTTAGACAGGTATTGAAGTGGGGAATATACTACCACTTGCAGAATTATTAATGAAAGATGCCATTTTTCAATATACAAATCAATACAAGAATAAGACTGTAGTGGACACAGGATGTTGCCTTTTTGTGGAAAACTATGGAGTTGCAGTTTAGTTATTGCTTTCTGAGAATCTTAGGTTCTAATTGATGTTTATATTAAGAGTCTGTTTGGTGCTTTCCCAGGGAACAACTTAGAATGAGAATTGAAAATCACTAAAACTACACTATTATGTAGCCAACACACAACTACAAGAAATCCATCTTTTTTCAACTTTTGTAACTTACTCTCAATGAATTCTTGTATTGCAattctaatgtttttttttttggcaactACTACAACACAGTTTCCAAAAATTAAAGGCCAGAAGTGAAGTGCTAAATAATTCTCAAGGTGAAGAATGAAGATGGCAAACAATTCACCAGTGCCATCATACCTGTGAACAGCCATCTTGTAACAATACTGTCATGCTgcttattacaaaaataaatgtaaaaaatgtCTCTCCA of Ipomoea triloba cultivar NCNSP0323 chromosome 3, ASM357664v1 contains these proteins:
- the LOC116012828 gene encoding uncharacterized protein LOC116012828; the encoded protein is MATNLLPLRPTVVMACAGSSHRKPDASGRKAGGNSNWWAPVFGFPAEPDYIGANSNRKVANKTDPDLDAKPAISRFAPGAFTEDKARQLRKLTTESSSFHDVMYHSAIASRLASDFSDRSVSKN